One part of the Oceanihabitans sp. IOP_32 genome encodes these proteins:
- a CDS encoding Crp/Fnr family transcriptional regulator has product MTISDFLETVVPFTEDELQDICTYFKKTSVSKNQVLVRQGEICNLLYFVESGMARSYYLNESGREITQWFFGVGKFMSSMDSFFQQTPSLYYLEILEDSVLHCVSKAEIDVLFEKYPKMEKMGRLVITEMLTRVVNKLNAVQFQTAKERYDYMIAEFPDIVYRVPLGHIASYLGMTPETLSRIRK; this is encoded by the coding sequence ATGACTATTTCAGATTTTTTAGAAACTGTAGTACCTTTTACCGAAGATGAATTGCAGGATATCTGCACGTATTTTAAGAAAACATCTGTTTCAAAAAATCAAGTGCTAGTGCGTCAGGGCGAAATATGTAATCTCCTTTATTTTGTAGAGTCTGGCATGGCCAGAAGTTATTATCTTAATGAAAGCGGCAGGGAAATTACCCAATGGTTTTTTGGTGTGGGTAAATTCATGTCTAGTATGGATAGTTTTTTTCAACAAACCCCAAGCTTGTACTATTTAGAGATTTTAGAAGATTCTGTATTGCACTGTGTTTCGAAGGCTGAAATCGATGTCTTATTTGAAAAATACCCTAAAATGGAAAAAATGGGACGCTTAGTTATCACAGAAATGCTTACTCGGGTAGTAAATAAATTGAATGCTGTCCAGTTTCAAACGGCTAAAGAGCGTTACGATTACATGATAGCCGAGTTTCCAGATATAGTGTATCGAGTGCCCTTAGGGCATATTGCTTCTTACTTGGGGATGACTCCAGAAACCTTGAGCAGGATTAGAAAGTAG
- a CDS encoding arginine decarboxylase, whose amino-acid sequence MNTKYIDLINQTFDFPQDEFTLEDNKLNFHDINLMQLVEQYGTPLKFTYLPQISNNINRAKQWFANAIKKHDYKGKYNYCYCTKSSHFKHVLNEALKNDIHIETSSAFDIDIVENLKSEDKITNDTFIICNGFKRAQYVTNIARLINNGHKNAIPIIDNYEEIELLSNEIKGQFNIGIRIASEEEPKFEFYTSRLGIGYKNIVPFYKNQIQNNKKVELKMLHFFINTGIRDNAYYWNELLKCLKVYTSLKKICPSLDSLNIGGGFPIKNSLVFDFDYEYLVDEIVNQIKLTCEEEGVEVPNIFTEFGSFTVGESGGAIYEVLYQKQQNDREKWNMINSSFITTLPDTWAINKRFIMLPINRWDQSYERVLLGGLTCDSDDYYNSEQHINAIYLPKYNKQKPLYIGFFNTGAYQETIGGFGGLQHCLIPTPKHILIDKDADGNISTAVFAEQQKSEDLLKILGY is encoded by the coding sequence ATGAATACTAAATATATTGATCTCATCAATCAAACTTTCGATTTTCCTCAAGACGAGTTTACACTTGAAGACAACAAACTTAATTTCCACGATATCAACCTCATGCAATTGGTTGAGCAATATGGAACACCTTTAAAATTCACTTATTTACCACAAATATCTAACAATATTAATCGTGCGAAGCAATGGTTTGCAAATGCCATTAAAAAACATGATTATAAAGGTAAATACAACTACTGCTATTGTACCAAAAGCTCGCATTTTAAACATGTTTTAAACGAAGCTTTAAAGAACGATATTCATATTGAAACCTCATCTGCTTTTGATATTGATATTGTTGAAAACTTAAAAAGCGAAGACAAAATCACGAACGACACCTTTATTATATGCAATGGCTTTAAACGGGCGCAATACGTCACTAATATTGCTCGATTAATTAATAACGGGCATAAAAACGCCATTCCTATTATTGATAATTACGAAGAAATTGAACTCCTTTCAAACGAGATTAAAGGCCAATTTAATATTGGCATCCGTATTGCTTCAGAAGAAGAACCCAAGTTCGAATTCTACACCTCGCGATTAGGGATTGGGTATAAAAATATTGTGCCGTTTTATAAAAATCAAATTCAAAACAATAAAAAAGTAGAACTTAAAATGCTTCACTTTTTTATTAATACCGGCATTCGCGATAATGCCTATTATTGGAACGAACTTTTAAAGTGTTTAAAGGTATATACCAGTTTAAAGAAAATTTGCCCGAGCCTAGACAGCTTGAATATTGGCGGGGGTTTTCCTATAAAAAACTCTTTAGTATTCGATTTTGATTATGAGTATTTAGTTGATGAAATTGTAAACCAAATTAAACTCACCTGTGAAGAAGAAGGTGTAGAAGTGCCCAATATTTTTACCGAATTTGGAAGTTTTACCGTAGGAGAAAGCGGCGGCGCTATTTACGAAGTGCTGTACCAAAAACAACAAAACGATCGTGAAAAATGGAACATGATTAACTCGTCTTTTATTACCACCTTACCAGATACTTGGGCCATAAACAAGCGTTTTATAATGTTACCAATAAATCGCTGGGATCAAAGTTACGAGCGTGTTTTACTTGGCGGCTTAACGTGCGACAGTGACGACTATTACAATAGCGAACAACATATTAATGCCATTTATTTACCAAAATACAACAAACAAAAACCGTTGTACATTGGCTTTTTTAACACCGGCGCCTACCAAGAAACTATTGGCGGTTTTGGTGGTTTACAACACTGTTTAATCCCAACGCCGAAACACATTTTAATTGATAAAGATGCCGACGGAAATATTTCGACAGCCGTATTTGCCGAACAACAAAAAAGTGAAGATTTACTTAAAATTTTAGGCTATTAA